One Microplitis mediator isolate UGA2020A chromosome 3, iyMicMedi2.1, whole genome shotgun sequence DNA segment encodes these proteins:
- the LOC130665332 gene encoding uncharacterized protein LOC130665332 codes for MTAAVFIKVHTPAHGVRVTLLCSKTKVAPLKRLTIPRLELTAAHMLAKLTKHCQSTLNLTQSPIYLWTDSTITLTWIKSHPSRWKEFVRNRVSHIYNLLPDGHWNFIPGTQNPADCATRGLTPTQLRDHQLWWTGPPWLLKSSSSWPKCLSIDDTGAQAEDQPGLALFSSNSPLKSNWPIMERPIPLLRMLRATAICFRLRDIIKKSPNSSLKASITSDEIISALNFCIKETQRIHFSNEINMHSKHAPWPNGHPIARLVAFIDTDGIIRVGGRLENSPNQDQSKHPAILPRNAALTKLIISDAHQRTMHGGTQLTLAFIRQKYWIIGGRQPVRSIILKCIRCARHRADRAQQLMGQLPVSRVTPSSAFTHTGVDYAGPITLKNWKRRGAKTYKGWICVFVCLSTSAVHLEVVSDYSSSGFIAALRRFISRRGICTALYSDCETTFKGAETDLNRLFTQRTQESREILDHITVNSIAWHFNPPAAPHMGGKWEAAVKSLKHHLTRSVGESSFTFEEFTTLLTQIEAILNSRPLEPLTEDPDDMDALTPGHFVIGRALNMIPKPALIDTNSSRLSRWQFLQQRVQQFWNYWSTSYLQRQLAITKWQRPTHQIQVGSLVLLTDERFSPTRWPLARIIALHPGKDGLTRVATLKTVNSTLTRPITKLALLPIEPEPQEDDEE; via the coding sequence ATGACAGCTGCCGTGTTCATCAAAGTCCACACACCTGCTCATGGAGTCAGAGTTACGCTGCTCTGCTCCAAAACCAAGGTAGCTCCGTTAAAACGACTAACGATACCAAGGTTAGAACTCACCGCAGCTCACATGTTGGCAAAACTCACAAAACACTGCCAGAGCACTCTAAATCTCACTCAATCGCCAATATACTTGTGGACGGACTCAACAATTACACTCACGTGGATTAAATCTCATCCGTCTCGCTGGAAGGagtttgttcgaaatagggtGTCACATATTTATAATCTACTTCCAGATGGCCACTGGAATTTCATTCCGGGCACACAAAATCCAGCAGACTGCGCAACACGAGGGTTGACACCTACTCAACTCCGTGATCATCAACTATGGTGGACTGGCCCACCATGGTTGCTCAAGAGTTCATCGTCCTGGCCTAAATGTCTATCAATTGATGATACAGGAGCTCAAGCAGAAGACCAGCCTGGACTGGCCCTGTTCTCATCGAATTCACCACTGAAATCAAATTGGCCTATCATGGAACGGCCAATACCACTCCTACGCATGTTACGAGCTACTGCAATCTGCTTTAGACTTCGTGACATAATCAAGAAATCACCAAACTCATCACTCAAGGCTTCAATTACTTCTGACGAAATAATTTCTGCACTCAACTTCTGTATCAAAGAAACTCAACGCATTCATTTTTCAAACGAGATCAACATGCACTCCAAACACGCACCATGGCCTAATGGTCATCCAATTGCTCGATTGGTTGCATTCATTGACACCGACGGCATCATTCGAGTAGGTGGACGGTTGGAAAATTCTCCAAATCAAGACCAAAGTAAGCATCCTGCTATTCTACCACGGAATGCGGCACTCACTAAACTCATCATCTCTGATGCTCATCAGCGTACCATGCATGGTGGTACTCAACTTACTCTTGCATTCATACGACAAAAGTACTGGATCATTGGCGGTAGACAACCAGTACGCTCAATTATACTCAAATGTATAAGATGCGCACGACATCGTGCTGATAGAGCTCAACAACTCATGGGTCAGCTACCAGTATCACGAGTCACTCCATCATCTGCATTCACTCACACTGGAGTTGACTATGCTGGTCCAATAACACTCAAAAATTGGAAACGCAGAGGAGCAAAAACATACAAAGGCTGGATTTGTGTTTTTGTCTGCCTTTCTACGTCAGCAGTACATCTAGAGGTAGTCAGCGACTACAGCTCTAGTGGGTTCATCGCAGCACTCCGCAGATTTATCAGCCGACGAGGCATCTGCACAGCACTCTACAGCGATTGTGAAACGACGTTCAAAGGCGCTGAAACTGATCTCAACCGTCTGTTCACTCAAAGAACTCAAGAGTCAAGAGAAATACTGGATCACATCACTGTGAACAGTATTGCCTGGCATTTCAATCCACCAGCAGCTCCACACATGGGTGGAAAGTGGGAAGCTGCTGTCAAATCACTCAAACATCATCTTACTCGATCAGTGGGAGAGTCTTCATTTACTTTTGAAGAATTTACGACTCTTCTTACGCAAATTGAAGCTATATTGAATTCAAGACCATTGGAGCCACTCACGGAAGATCCAGATGACATGGATGCACTCACTCCTGGTCACTTCGTAATTGGACGAGCACTCAACATGATTCCTAAACCAGCACTCATCGATACAAATAGTTCTCGATTGTCTAGATGGCAATTTCTACAACAACGTGTTCAACAGTTCTGGAATTATTGGTCTACAAGTTATCTTCAAAGACAACTGGCAATCACCAAGTGGCAACGTCCAACTCATCAAATTCAAGTTGGGTCACTTGTATTACTCACCGACGAAAGGTTTTCACCAACTAGGTGGCCTCTCGCTCGTATTATCGCACTCCACCCTGGCAAAGATGGATTGACCAGGGTTGCTACGCTCAAAACAGTGAACTCAACACTCACTCGTCCAATCACGAAGCTTGCACTCCTACCAATTGAACCAGAACCTCAAGAAGATGACGAAGAATAA